In Streptomyces pluripotens, the genomic window GGTACCGGGCGATGACCTGCACCAGGCGGTCAACGAAGCCCTCGATGCCGGGATCGTCGTCGTCGCCTCGGCGGGCAACGATGGTTTGGGGGGCAACGACAAGAAGACGTACCCCGCTTCCTGGGCCGGAGTCCTCGCAGTAGCGGCCTCCGACCGCAACAACGAACGAGCGGCCTTCTCACAGTCGGGTGATTTCGTTGGTGTGGCCGCCCCGGGCGTCGACATGATCTCCACGGTGCCTAAGGGCGGCCACTGCTCCGACAACGGCACCAGCTTCTCGGCCCCCTACGTGGCCGGTGTGGCCGCACTCATCAAGGCCAAGCACCCGAAGTGGAAGGCCCGCGAGATCGTCGCCCAGATCGAACAGACCGCGGAACGCTCCATCGCCGGACACGACCGACTGGTCGGTTGGGGTGTGGTGGATCCGGTCCGCGCCCTCACGGAGGACGATCACCCGATCGAGGCTCCTCACTCCGATACGGACCTCACCCATGTGAAGGCTCCCACCCCTGCCGAACTCACCCTTGGCGAAACGCCCCAGGAACGCACGGCCCGTATCGCCACGTACATCGCCATCGGCGTGGCGGTACTGGTGGCAGGCCTGAGTGGAGGAGCGGTGGCTCTCCGAGACGCACGAAGAAGACGCCGGGGGCTGGAGAGGGGGATTCTCTGACACGAATCAGAGACAGCATGGAGAGCCCCCTAGCAAGGGCGCTGTTTTCTTAGTGCGGTGGTGTAGCCAGAAATGAGTCGCTTCATAGCGGATTCATTGGGGCGCCCCGAGTTTATGATGTTGATGTACGTACTGACCATTTCATCCTGAAAGGCCTTTAAGGTGCAGGGTGTGATTGAAATCGCGGCTCGGCCTACGTAGGCGATGGTGCCGCTATCATTGGACTTCACATGACCGATTCCATGGTCATATGACGCGATGTTCCAAGCTGTGCGACCTGCGTCGATATGTTCTCTTTCAACCGCGAGTACCACCAAGCCGTCAACTGTGACCGTGCAACTTGCACGGGAGGGACTCCCCGATTTTTCCTCTCCCGCCTTGATGCTCTTACCGGAGGCTGGTAGAAGAAGGGCCAGCGACTCGCTGGGGACTGCAATACCACACAGATCCTTAGGGGTCGCGAAATCGATCCTAGGGTCGCCCGATGAACAACTGGCCGACGTGATCAGGAGTGCAACGGCGAGCAGGGGAAATCTGAGAGTTGTAAGCTTCACTTCGTGCTACCCTCCGAGTTCCATTGCGCCCCGACTGAATGACTATTCCCTGCAGAGACGCGAGCCGCCCTGTGTAGGTCGCTGGCAGTGTCAAGGTCGATCCCAAGGTTCTTAGCCAAGGCATGATTGACGGCAATCCTGACTGAGTTGATGGCCGCATTGCGGCCGCGGGAGTACTCATTCCCTGCCTGTAGCTCTGCTTGGCTCGCGGTGTCGTGCTCAATGCTCTTTATTACGGATTCCTGGATGTCCTCCGATGTCCATTCGAGAGGCGCACCGGCGATGGGTGCTAGCTCGCCGATTCTTTCTAGACCCATACCCAGTAGACGGTTTACCCATTTCTGCTTGTCGGCTCCGGCTTCGTTGAACTCGGCATCCTTGGCGGAGTGATACTCGTAGACGGCGTTGGCTCGTGCATCGCTCATGATTCCTGCGATTGCCGCTCCTGGCGCCACCGCATTTCCTACACGTCCATCAAGCGACACATTCGATGTGCTGTGCCCATTGATGGTGTGGTCCACGACTTGGCTCGTATAGGCCTGCTGTGCACTGGTGATTGCTGAATATGCGTGGGGATCCTGTCCCACCGCGCCGAGGAAACGCTGGGCATTTCCGGAATCCAAGTCGGCTGCGGTACCAAAGGTAGGGAAGAGGTCGCTGTCGCCTTCCCTGTACATGGCGCGCTGGAAGTCGCCCATGTATTCCGCACTGATGTCTCCGAGGCTTTCACGCATGGCGTGCAGAGGCCCTGATTCCATGTCTTCCAGGTCGCCGTTCTCGTTTCTCTTGATGAGATGAGGATTTTGGCCAAATTTGTTGATGACGTCAGTCACCAGTTGTGCCTGTGCTTCGGAGTGCCTGACGGCGCTAGCAATGGCATGGCCGTCGCAAGGTCGTC contains:
- the mycP gene encoding type VII secretion-associated serine protease mycosin → MHSAFRARTALPVTTATVLLTVLCPSTATADSASSQCTFSKENHKYVGTPWALQRVNLDELWSQSKGKNVKVAVIDTGVDTTNPQLTDAVDVSLGTNLLPRKDSKGQPVEGARSKATTDTVGHGTRVAGIIAARPMKGTGFVGLAPEATIIPIKQNDAEGHGTAATLAVAIRYAIHVKADVINISQDTANAVVPGDDLHQAVNEALDAGIVVVASAGNDGLGGNDKKTYPASWAGVLAVAASDRNNERAAFSQSGDFVGVAAPGVDMISTVPKGGHCSDNGTSFSAPYVAGVAALIKAKHPKWKAREIVAQIEQTAERSIAGHDRLVGWGVVDPVRALTEDDHPIEAPHSDTDLTHVKAPTPAELTLGETPQERTARIATYIAIGVAVLVAGLSGGAVALRDARRRRRGLERGIL